The Pseudomonas leptonychotis genomic sequence GCTCGACCTTGGCCGCGCGACACAAGCTTTGCAGCTCGATCTGGCAATCCTCTGGCGCATGCCGCCCGGCCAGCAAGCCCGGCAACATGCCCGAATACCAGGCCACCGGCCCGGCACTGAGCAAGGCAATGCGCCCCGGCGGCCGCTCGACCAAAGCCCAACGCCGCAACACGCCGAGGTGAGCATGGCCAGCACCGATCAATAGCAGGTCATAGTGATGAGTCACGCCAAGCTTCCATGGGTTGCGTGTCAAACAGTCGCTGCATGGTAAAGACTTACGCCACGGACTGTCAGGGTGCGTGGCGTAATTGCGGCGTGGCGAAATAACTGGTCACGCTTTCGCCGGTGTTGTCGCTGTCGGCCGCGAACACCACACCGAGAATCTTGCGCGGCGCGCTGCCGAAGGCGGCGGTGGCATCGGCGCGCAGATCACGCGACTCCTCCAGCCATTCGCCCAGTGGCGCATCCGGGCCGCGCAGCACGTGCATCTCTACCGTTTCGGTGTAGGCGCTGCGGGCATGGGTGCCGGGTGCTTCGCGGTTATCCCAGACGTAGCTCAAGGTCGCGGCCGGCAGATCGGGGTCGAAGAAGGTGCGTGCCAGGCGTAGCTTCTGCCGGGTGACGAAGCTCAGCGAGTCCAGTGGATAGTCGAGCAGCACATAGACCCGCGCGGCGTAGTCATCGCCCTCGCGGGTGGCGAAGCGGGCCTTGTCCAGTTTTTGCTCAGTGCGCCACTGCCAATTCAGTTGCCAGGCTTGATCACCGGACAAACTCAATGGATGCACCAGTCCGCCAGCGGCGGCATCGGCCTTGATGCGCAGCACAGATTGGCCATCCAGCTCGACCAGCGAGCGTTCAGAGGGTTTGAGTTTGGGAATGTCTGCCAGCTTCCACGGCGTCGACCATTCACCACTCGGCGGCCCGGCAGTCCAGGGCGTGAGTAGGTTCTCCGCCTGGGCCAGCGGAGCGGCGAGGATGAGGCCCAGCACTAAGGCGCGCATCAGCTGCGCCGCCAAGTGTGGAAGCGCTCAACCCAGCGCAGTAGGCCCTGTGGGGCATGCGCTCGCTTCCATTCGCCGGCGGCGTACTTGTTCGCCTCACTCATGGTCGGGTAGCTGTGGATGGTGCCGAGAATCTTGTTCAGGCCCATGTTGTACTTCATGGCCAGCACGTATTCGGTGAGCAGCTCACCGGCGTGCTCGCCGACGATGGTCACCCCGAGAATGCGGTCCTTGCCGGGCTCGGTGAGTACCTGCACATAACCATGGGCGGCTTCATCGGCGATGGCGCGGTCGAGGTCGTCAATGCCGTAGCGGGTGACTTCATAAGCGGTGTTTTGCGCCTGGGCTTCGCCTTCGCTGAGGCCAACACGTGCCACTTCTGGGTCGGTGAAGGTGCAGTGCGGAATCACCCGGTAATCGGCTTTGAAGCGTTTGAACCCGGAAAACAGCGCGTTGACGGCGGCGTACCAGGCTTGGTGCGCGGCCACGTGGGTGAACTGATACGGCCCGGTGACGTCGCCCACCGCAAAAATATTGGGGAAGCGCGTGGCCAGGTATTCGTCGGTTTCCAGGGTGCCATTATCACGCAGCGTCAGGCCCAGTTCCTCGGCGCCGTAGCCGCTGACATTGGCTTTACGACCGAGGGCCAACAGCAGGCAGTCGAAGGCGATGGTGACTGGCTCGTCGGTTTCCAGGTTGCGGGCAATCATCCGCGGTTCACCGTCGACCACCTCAAAACGCTCGGCCTGATGTTGCAGGCGCAAGTCGACGCCGTCGGCACGCAGGCTGGCCATGACTGCTTCGCTGGCATTGGCATCCTCACGGGGCAGCAGACGGCCGCCGCGCTCCACTTGAATCACCTGGCTGCCGAGGCGCTGAAAGGCTTGCGCCAGCTCGCAACCAATCGGCCCGCCGCCGAGCACCAGCAGCCAGCGCGGTTGCTCACGCAGGGTCCAGATGCTGTCGGAGGTGTAGGCGCGGATTTGCTCGAGCCCCGGAATATCCGGCACAAACGGCCGTGCGCCGGCGGCGATGATTAGGTTGCGGCTACTCAATGTTTGTCCGTTGACCTCAACCGTCCAAGGCGTGAGGATTTTCGCCTCACCCTGGATCACCTCGACGCCCAGACCGGTGTAGCGCTCCACCGAGTCATGCGGCTCGATGTCGGCGATCACCCGCTGGATGCGTTCCATTACGGCCGGGAAATCCACTTGCCCTTGCACGCCGGTGAAGCCCAGGGCCTCGCCTTTTTTCAGCTCGTTGGCCAGTTTGGCCGAGCGCAGTAGCGCTTTGGAGGGCACGCAGCCGGTGTTCAGGCAGTCGCCGCCCATTTGGTGTTTTTCGATCAGGCTGACCTTGGCTTTTACCGCCGCGGCGATATACGAGCTGACCAGCCCGCCGGCGCCGGCACCAATCACCACCAGGTTACGGTCGAAGTTTTTCGGTTTGTCCCAGCCGGCATACACCCGACGCGCCTGAATCAGGCCGAGCAACTTGCGTGCGATCAGCGGGAATACACCGAGCAAGACAAAGGCGCCGAGCAAGCCAGGCGAGAGGATGCCGCTCAGCGACTCCAGCTGGCCCAGCTCACGGCCGGCGTTCACGAACACTAAGGTGCCCGGCAGCATGCCGAGCTGGCTGACCCACCAGTAGGTGCGCACCGGCAGCCGGGTCAGGCCCATGGCCAGGTTGATCAGGAAGAATGGGAAAGCCGGCACTAGGCGCAGGGCGAACAGGTAGAAAGGACCTTCGCGTTCGATGCCGGCGTCGATCTTGGCCAGCCGCTGACCAAAGCGTGTTTGCACCCAGTCACGCAGCAGAAAACGACTGCTGAGCATGGCTAAAGTCGCCCCGGCGGTAGACGCGAATGACACCAGCACAAAGCCTTCAAGCAGGCCGAACAGTGCGCCAGCCAGCAGGGTCATTAGCGCCGCGCCAGGCAGCGAAAGCGCTGTGACCGCAACATAGGCGAGGAAGAACACCCCAGCGGCCAGCCACGGTTGAGCGCTGACCTGGGCGTTGAGGGCGTCCTGCTGGGTCTTCAGGGCATCGAGGTTGAGGTATTGGCCAACATCGAAAATAAAGAAGCTGCCTAGCAAGGCGAGAATCACGCCCATTAGGGCGAGTTTGCGAGCGTTCATCAGTTTAGTGTCTCCAGGGCGCAGAGGCTTTGGCACAGGCTAAAGCCGGCCAGCAAAGCCGCTTCGGGGCGGTCTGTGGTGTTGCCGAGAATGCGTGAGCGATAGGACTTGGCGGCCGGGCTATGGGCGGGCCATTGGCGGTCGAAGTCGGCGAGAAAGGCTGGGTGGTCGTAGTTCAGTGGCAGGGCTTCGATAAACAGCCCATCGCGTTGGCAGCGGTAGAGTGCGGCCGGGTGTGGGGTGGTGGCGATGCGGCTGATCAGGCCATAACGACCGCCGCTAAAATTGGGCAGGCCGGCCGCGCCGTTATTGATCAACGCGCCATGCGCAAGGTTCAACGCCACGGCGCTGCAGCTATGGCTGGTGGCCAATACGCGAATGTTCTGCGCGAGCAGCCAGGCATCTAGCTGCTGCTGGCGCGCCGCTGCAGTCATGGCTTCGCGTGAGCAATCCCAGCCAGCCAGCGATTGCTCGTCACCATGGCTAATGGCGATGCGCTGACCACCGACGCTGACTAACGCGGTGCTGGGCCGTGCTGCCAAACGCTCGGCCATACCGGGCAAACCCTGCACGGTGCGATTGAGCTCCAGTTGGATGGCATTGGAGCGTTCGACCACGGCGTCGTCCACGCTCATCGGGTAGGCACAGCCGCAGCCAGCCCCGCTGTTTTCCACGCGGCCCAGTTCGGTTTCGACATTGCCACGCATCGCCAGGTGTGGATTCACGCCCTGTTCAATCTGCTGGAATAACGCGGGCTCACGGTCAAACCAATGGGCATCGCCGTTGAACACCACGCGCGCATTTGGCTCAGCCGCTAAACGTTTCTCCAGCGCGGCCAGTGCCTGGCGGTTGCCGTACAGGCCACCGACCACATACAGGGTTTCGCAGTCGAATAGCGGCGAGCCACTAAAGGCATCCCGCGCCAGGCGGTAGTCCAACGGACAATCACGACCGGCACGCATCAGGCGGCTCCTCGCTGGTGAGTGTTAAACCAGCCGGGGATCAGATAGCCCAGTACACACAGCCCCAGGCCATACAGGTTGGTGCCGAGCAGCAGGGCATATTTGCCGTCACCGATGGCCCAGCTCTGCGGGATCCAACCCAGCGTCAGGGCAACGCCCAAGCCCAGGCCAGTCCAGAAACTCAGATGGAAGCCCATGCGGGTGGGCGTGGTCAGACCATGCAGGATAAACACCGGAGCCAGACCGATGACCATGGTGCCGCTGATGGTGGTGGCCTTGAGAATGTCGGTGCCCGCAATCATCGGCAGATTGCCGAGCAAGGCGAAGACCACCATGACGGCCATGCCGACGCCGATAGCCTTCTGGCCCAAGTCGCGCCCGGCCAGCTTGGGCAGCTCGCGGCCGGCCAGCTTGGCCAGGCTGGAGAAGGTTGAGTCCAGCGTCGAACCCGCAGCGGAGACCATCACCACGGTCATCACCATCAACGCGCCGATGCCCATGGTCTTGGCCAGTGCAGCGGGTACGTTGTCCGAGGCTGCTAAACCAGTGAGTTGCGCATGTACGCCGATCAGGCTGAACGCGAGGATGGCGAAGAAGCCCAGCACGCCGGCAATCACGAACGAGCGGCGCATGGTTTTCTCTTCGCTGATAAAGCCGCGATCGGTCAGTACCGGGTCATGGAAGCCATAACTGAAGGCTTGCAGGCCGGCCACCAGCAGCAGGTCGACGCCGGCATTCAGCGCCCAGTGGCTGGTGCTGGCCAGTTCGCTAGGCGAATGCTGCGGCAGTACCAAACCGAGTACCCAGATCAGCGCGACGATAAAGATTGCCGCCTGCGCCGCATCGGTGAGGATCGAGCTGCGCAGGCCGCCGCGCAGGCTGTAGGCCAGGGTCACGGCGGTAAACAACAGGGCCGCGCCAATAAATTCGAGGCTGCCGGCGTCACCGTAATAGCCGCCGACCACCGCCGTGTTGCTCCACACCTCGTTGAACAGGCGAATCAGGATGGCGGCGGAAAATGCCAACGCCGCGCCACGGCCGTAATGGCTGCTGAGAAAGCTCACCAGTCCGGTAGCCGCATAGCGACGACGTAGGCGGTAGATAACGAAGCCGGTGAGCGGAATCGACAGCCAGTACATGGCATAGGCCAAGCCGCCGATCAGGCCGTAGCTGGCGCCCAGGTTGGCGGCGTTGGTCACCGATTTGGCGAAGATCCAGCTGATAAAAATGCTCGAGGTCAGCAACCAGGGCGCAGCGCTGCGGCCCTGATTGTCTTCACCGTTGAAGAAGCCGCCGAGGGTTACGGCGCGGGGTGACAGGGCCACCATTAGCACGCCATACACCAGCAGAAATCCCCAGAAAAACAGCCCGACAGTGCTGCTCATACGTCTACTCCAGCCTTATTCATTAAGCGCGCCGCCGCAGCTGGAGCCCTGCCCGGCGGTGCAGGCGTAGCAATGGTCTCGGGTAATGATGGGGTTGCCATCGAGGGTGGCGCCGAGCAGGTCGCGCAAGTGCGCGCGCTCGCGGCCAATCAACTGGCCCTGTAGGGGCAACGGTAGCTCAAGCATCTGGTTGAAGTCGCAGTCGTACAGATAGCCCTGCCAGTCAACGCTGACCAGCGAACGGCACATTAGTGAGTCGAGGTTTTCCGGGCGATAGCTGTCGCGCAGCAGCTGCATATAGCCGTTGAACTGGCCCTTGCTGACCAAGGTGCTGCCAAAGCGTGCAATCGGCTGATTGGTGATGGTCAGCAGGTGGTTGAAGACGATGCCGAAATCTTCAGCCAGGTGCTGTTTGTAGTCCGCTTCCAATGCGACTTGCGGGGGCGGCAGGCTGGCACCTTGCGGGTTGTACACTAGGTTGAGAATCAGGCCGCTGCCGGGTTGACCGTAACCGAGGGCGTTGAGCTGTTGCAGGCCGTTGATGCTGGCCTCGAACACACCATCGCCGCGTTGCTTATCGACGTTATCGCGTGAGTAGCACGGCAAGGAGGCACTGACTTCCACGCCCTGCTCGGCGAGGAACTGGGCCAGATCTTCGTAACCGGGCTCGCTGAGGATGGTCAGGTTGCAACGATCGATCACCCGCAGGCCTTCACGGCGTGCGTGCAGCACGATCTCGCGAAAGCGTGGGTGCATTTCCGGCGCGCCGCCGGTGAGGTCGAGGGTCTGCACCGGGTGCGCATCAATCACTTGATGCAGCAGTGCCAGGCTTTCGTCGGTCATCTCTTCGGTGCGGGTGGGCCCGGCATTTACGTGGCAATGCAGGCAGCGCTGGTTGCAGCGGTAGGTCAGGTTGATCTGCAGCGCTTCCAGCGGGCCCCGGCGGATTGCCGGAAAGGCCAGTTGGTCGAGCAATGGCAGCATAGCGTGCACGGTTAACTCCTTATCGCTGGCGCGCCCTCAGGTGCGAGGGGCACAAAGCTGCCAGCTGTTTGTGGTCACTATAGAGAGTGACCGGACACTTTTGTTACGCTGACTCGGCAAGAATAGTGCGCGATAGCTTTACCAGACGTGTCGAGCGCCCTTCCTACAGGCTTCAAGCCGAGCGGCGGACCAGCGGTTCTCAGCTAGAATTGTCTGGCAGCAGACCGCGTCCCATCCGCCATGCTGTACCGAAAATCCCCCTTTGCACGTATGACGAGGCTGCATGTTGCGTCTGTGTACCATTACCTTCTGGCTACTGTTACTGGGGCTGAACAGCGCTACGGTTACGGCTGGGCTGCCCGTGCTGGTGCTCAACAATGAGCAGCTGCAACAGCCCGTGGCGGTGCCGGCTTTGCGTGTGTTGCAGGATGCCAGTGCTGAACTGACGGCCAGCGAGGTATTGCCGCGCATCGCCACGCAAGGCGAGCTGGTGCAGGGCATACCGCAACTGGGCTATTCGGCGAGTGCCTGGTGGTTGGCGTTTGAGCTGGACGCGCCGGCGGCCGAACGCCTGTTGCTGATTATTGATCGCCCTGCGCTCGACGATATCGAAGTCTGGCTGTACAGCCGCGACCGCCTGATTACGCCGTTATACAGCGGCGATCATCGGGCCTTTCTGGCGCGTGGTGAACCCTCGCCGCATGTGATGTTGAGCCTGCCGCGCCTGGGTGCTGGGTCCCATACCGTGCTGCTGCGGGTGCAAAGCGGCTCGATGGTGAGTGTGCCGATCCAGTTGGCCAGCGCCGAACAGACCAGCCTGTTGTTGGCGCAGCATTGGCTGCGCAGCGGTTTGTTGCTGGGCGCCCTGTTGAGCCTGACCCTGTTCTTCATGGTGCGCTTCGGCACCCTGCATGAGCCGCCGCTGCTGTGGTTCTGCCTGACCCTGGCCAGCATAACGCTGTACAACGCCACGCAGCATGGTGTCAGCGACATGCTCAGCGTTGAGTGGGTGTGGTTGCCGATGCAGCTGGCCAACGTGGCCAACCCGGGCATGCTGATTTTCAGCAGCTTGTTTCTGATCAGCGCCTTGAGGCTTGAACTGGGGCGTCTGCGCTGGCTGCGCGATGGTTTATTTGGGCTGATTTTGCTGGTCAGTGGCTGGACCATCCTCAGCTACGGCGGTTACCGCTCTTATCAGACGCTCAACCTGCTGATCATGCTCACCGCTCTGTTCCATGTGCTCCTGCTGGTGCGCGGTGTGCAGCAGCGCCGGCCCTATGCTGTGGGCTATTTGCTGTGTTGGAGCGCGGCATTGCTGTTGATGCTGCTGGTGCCGTTGAGCCGTTCCGGGGTGATTCCCGTATTACCCGGGGTCAATTACCTGCACACCTTTTTGCCGGTGCTGAGCCTGCTGCTGTTTGGCGGCATGCTTGATAAGCAGTTGGAGCAGATCCGCCGAGCGCTGTTACACAGCAAAGCCCAAGCTCAGGGCAATCTGCAGCAATACCAGGCGTTGTTCAGCAGCAGTGGCGAGGGCATTTTCCGCTGTACCCAGAGCGGCACATTGATCGAAGCCAACCCAAGTTTCAGCGCGTTGTTGGCCCTGCCCGACACGCTTGTCGGCTTGTCCATGCAGCAGTTGCTGGGCGCCCAGCACTGGGGTCAATTGCTGGCAGAGCTGGAGGCCGAGCCGACCAGCAGTCTGGAGTGCCAAATGCTCGGCTGCGATGGGCAGATGCATTGGGTGTATTTATCCCTGCATAAACGCCTGACGCATGATTGCATCGAAGGCATGGTGGTCGATCTTAGCGAGCGCCGTGCCTTGGAAGAACGCCTGCATTATCTGGCCGCCCATGACTCGCTGACCGGCCTACTCAACCGCCGCGAGCTGGAGCGCCTGCTGCGCGAGAGCCTCGAGCAGGGGGCCAAACAGCGCTTTAGTCATTTGCTCAGCCTCGACCTGGATCAGTTCAAACAGGTCAACGACTTGTGTGGGCACTCAGCGGGCGATCAATTGTTGCGCCAGTTGGCCAGCCACCTGCAGCATCACTTGCCCGCCGAGGCGCAGTTGGCCCGTTTGGGCGGTGATGAGTTTGCTGTGCTGTTGCGCGACACCGCTAACGATACTGCGCTGCAGGTAGCCGAGCGCCTGCGCAGTGGCGTTGAGCAGTTTGTGTTTACCTGGCAGGGCCGGCCGTTTCGCGTGCAGGTCAGTATCGGTTTACTGGCCATCGATGCTGACGTGAGTGACTGGGAAATCGCGCTGAACTGGGCTGACAGTGCCAGCCAGCAGGCCAAGCACCTGGGGCGCAACCGGGTGCAACAGTTCAACCCAGCCGATGGCGTATTGCTTGAGCATCAGCGTCAGCTGCAATGGATCACCCGTCTGCGTGAGGCCATCGACCAAGGCCACTTCGAGCTGTTCTATCAGCCAGTAATGGCGTTGCAGGGCGAGAACGATGGCTTGCGCTATGAAGTGCTGCTGCGCTACCGCGACCCGCACAGCGGCGAGTGGATCAGCCCTGGGCAGTTTCTCGGGGCTGCCGAGCGCTACGGCTTGCTCGGCGCCATTGACCGCTGGGTGGTGATGCACTTGCTGCAATGGCTGGCGGATAACCCGAGGCATCTTGAGCAGTTGGTGCAGGTCAATTTCAACCTCACGGCCAGCTCGCTGCTTAATCCACACTTCCATGAAATGCTGCACAGCGAACTGCTGCGGCTTAATCTGCCGGCGCACAAGCTGTGCATCGAGGTCACCGAGATGGTGGCCCTGGGCGAGCTGGGCATCTCCGCGCAGTGGATTCAGCAGCTGCGCAGCCTTGGCCTGAAAGTGGCGCTGGATGATTTCGGCAGCGGCTTCGCCTCCTACGCCTACCTGCGGCATCTGCCGCTGGATATCGTCAAAATTGATGGCAGCTTTATCAGTGGCATCGAGAACGACCCGATCAATCAGGCCATGGTCAGTTCGATGCAGCAGATTGCCCGACAGCTGGGCCTGAGTACCGTGGCCGAGTTCGTTGAAAGCCAGGCCACCCTCGATTGCGTGCGCGGGTTGGGGCTTGATTATGCCCAAGGTTATTTTATCGACCGGCCGCAGCCGCTGACGCAACTGGCCGACAGCGCGCAAAATGACGTGCCGCTGCAGTGGGTGTTTGATCGGCCTTAATAGTCGTTACGGCTCTACTGTTCCGCTTAGGTAACAGCTCAGTGCAGGCCGGTTGCGGGTAATTCAGGCTAAAACTATGGGTGTACAGCCTGCGTGTGGTTGCATCGAAAAACGATCATTTCCGAACGCATGCAGCTTGTTCCAACAGCCGTACTGACTGCATCTAACATAGGTACAGCACGCACAAGGGTGTATTCACCTGTACCGCCGCAGACCCCATCAATAGTTTTGAGCGCTTCACTTCTTGCAGAGCCACTTATTAAACCGGCATTGCAGTAAGAGACGTGCCCCGTTGGCTTGATCACTTTCCCGGAGTTCTCAAAGTGCTCGCGTATCTCTGAGGGCGTAAGCATCGTTGCAATCGCCCCGTCCGCCGTCATGGCGGCTTGTTCTTCTGGGGTATAGAGATGGACGTTTTGGTTGCTGGCGCAACCTGTAAGTAGGGTGGCAGTAAATAAAGTAGCGATAAGTAATTGAGTCTTCATTTTGCTTTCCTGGTGCGCGGAGCAAGAGTTAGGTTGAAGTAAGGTGCATGCGACATGCGCTGTAAGTTGAGCGCTAAGTGCGCCAATTTTCTTATGGCCCTGCGCTATTTTGCGCATTGTTGAAGTTGCTGGATCACGGGGGCGGCATCAGCCCATTGCAGGGTCAGCACTGTTTGCCCATCAATCGACAGATTAAAGCGTTGCTTATCGCGCATGCCTTCTAGTGCAGCCGTGAGCCCAGGTACGGCAAATGCAATCGCCCCGATCTTTCTTTCAAACCTGTAGCTGAACACCTCTACGGTCTGTGCCGGCTCGTCATCTTGCTGCAGGGTGAGCTGTATTTTCTTTACGTTTTTAGGGGTGGGCAGGCCGGTACCGTAAAAGATCAGCCAGGCATCTGGCTTGGGTTGTTGAAACCCGAGAAGGCTGACAACACCTCCGTTTTGGCCATTGTCTGCTCGGGTGAATTTGGCAAAGGTTGCCACGCACAGCTTGCCTTCCGGGGTGGTACTGGACGCGGAGTACCAGACCCCTTGAGCTATTTCCTGAGCAATCGCCGCATCGCGCTGATTTTTTTCGGCTTGAAGCCTTTGCAGTTCTGCTACTTCTTCGGGGCTTCTATAGACCACCGGTACGGGGTTTTTCGGGCCGAGGGAATCGAGGTAATCGTTCTTCTCACGTATCCAGTCGTCCATGCTGTATTGGTACGGGGGGCTGCAGCCGTACCCGTCGTACTGCATACCAATGGGGCAGGCAGCTGCCGTAAGCGGCAACGACAGCGCGCTGAGAAACAGCGTTGTGAGCCTTTTCATACGGTGTGCTCTTGCATCACTGCACGCGCTCGGCATAACTGCATGCTGAATAGTAGATATCGCAGTGAGTTGTTTTCTGCTGGCAATTACTCAGCGCTGTTTCTTCCGCATCCTGCACGTCGGGCGAGCGTGCCCACAGACTGCCTGCATCGCCCCAGGCGACTGCGACGCATTGGTTGTAATAAGCGATTTGGAGCTTGCAGTTCTTGTCGCGGGATTGGGCTTGGCAGTCGGACATCGCCTGCTGCTCCGCGCTTTCTCGCGAACCCATACCCGCTGCAACCCCAAGGGCACCATTAGCCGTTGCAACCGCGCCCCAGCGTGTTTCCAGCTGGGGTTCCGGTTCTTGCGCGCCATCGGCTCCAGGCCCCATCGGCGCACAGCCTTCCCAGCCGGCGCTACCGCCACCAATTGGAAAATAGCCATCTGGACAGCGCCCTTCTGCGC encodes the following:
- a CDS encoding FAD-dependent oxidoreductase gives rise to the protein MNARKLALMGVILALLGSFFIFDVGQYLNLDALKTQQDALNAQVSAQPWLAAGVFFLAYVAVTALSLPGAALMTLLAGALFGLLEGFVLVSFASTAGATLAMLSSRFLLRDWVQTRFGQRLAKIDAGIEREGPFYLFALRLVPAFPFFLINLAMGLTRLPVRTYWWVSQLGMLPGTLVFVNAGRELGQLESLSGILSPGLLGAFVLLGVFPLIARKLLGLIQARRVYAGWDKPKNFDRNLVVIGAGAGGLVSSYIAAAVKAKVSLIEKHQMGGDCLNTGCVPSKALLRSAKLANELKKGEALGFTGVQGQVDFPAVMERIQRVIADIEPHDSVERYTGLGVEVIQGEAKILTPWTVEVNGQTLSSRNLIIAAGARPFVPDIPGLEQIRAYTSDSIWTLREQPRWLLVLGGGPIGCELAQAFQRLGSQVIQVERGGRLLPREDANASEAVMASLRADGVDLRLQHQAERFEVVDGEPRMIARNLETDEPVTIAFDCLLLALGRKANVSGYGAEELGLTLRDNGTLETDEYLATRFPNIFAVGDVTGPYQFTHVAAHQAWYAAVNALFSGFKRFKADYRVIPHCTFTDPEVARVGLSEGEAQAQNTAYEVTRYGIDDLDRAIADEAAHGYVQVLTEPGKDRILGVTIVGEHAGELLTEYVLAMKYNMGLNKILGTIHSYPTMSEANKYAAGEWKRAHAPQGLLRWVERFHTWRRS
- a CDS encoding sodium:solute symporter family transporter translates to MSSTVGLFFWGFLLVYGVLMVALSPRAVTLGGFFNGEDNQGRSAAPWLLTSSIFISWIFAKSVTNAANLGASYGLIGGLAYAMYWLSIPLTGFVIYRLRRRYAATGLVSFLSSHYGRGAALAFSAAILIRLFNEVWSNTAVVGGYYGDAGSLEFIGAALLFTAVTLAYSLRGGLRSSILTDAAQAAIFIVALIWVLGLVLPQHSPSELASTSHWALNAGVDLLLVAGLQAFSYGFHDPVLTDRGFISEEKTMRRSFVIAGVLGFFAILAFSLIGVHAQLTGLAASDNVPAALAKTMGIGALMVMTVVMVSAAGSTLDSTFSSLAKLAGRELPKLAGRDLGQKAIGVGMAVMVVFALLGNLPMIAGTDILKATTISGTMVIGLAPVFILHGLTTPTRMGFHLSFWTGLGLGVALTLGWIPQSWAIGDGKYALLLGTNLYGLGLCVLGYLIPGWFNTHQRGAA
- a CDS encoding DUF4189 domain-containing protein: MKQLLPYLPLLFVLLVHADARAEGRCPDGYFPIGGGSAGWEGCAPMGPGADGAQEPEPQLETRWGAVATANGALGVAAGMGSRESAEQQAMSDCQAQSRDKNCKLQIAYYNQCVAVAWGDAGSLWARSPDVQDAEETALSNCQQKTTHCDIYYSACSYAERVQ
- a CDS encoding EAL domain-containing protein; amino-acid sequence: MLRLCTITFWLLLLGLNSATVTAGLPVLVLNNEQLQQPVAVPALRVLQDASAELTASEVLPRIATQGELVQGIPQLGYSASAWWLAFELDAPAAERLLLIIDRPALDDIEVWLYSRDRLITPLYSGDHRAFLARGEPSPHVMLSLPRLGAGSHTVLLRVQSGSMVSVPIQLASAEQTSLLLAQHWLRSGLLLGALLSLTLFFMVRFGTLHEPPLLWFCLTLASITLYNATQHGVSDMLSVEWVWLPMQLANVANPGMLIFSSLFLISALRLELGRLRWLRDGLFGLILLVSGWTILSYGGYRSYQTLNLLIMLTALFHVLLLVRGVQQRRPYAVGYLLCWSAALLLMLLVPLSRSGVIPVLPGVNYLHTFLPVLSLLLFGGMLDKQLEQIRRALLHSKAQAQGNLQQYQALFSSSGEGIFRCTQSGTLIEANPSFSALLALPDTLVGLSMQQLLGAQHWGQLLAELEAEPTSSLECQMLGCDGQMHWVYLSLHKRLTHDCIEGMVVDLSERRALEERLHYLAAHDSLTGLLNRRELERLLRESLEQGAKQRFSHLLSLDLDQFKQVNDLCGHSAGDQLLRQLASHLQHHLPAEAQLARLGGDEFAVLLRDTANDTALQVAERLRSGVEQFVFTWQGRPFRVQVSIGLLAIDADVSDWEIALNWADSASQQAKHLGRNRVQQFNPADGVLLEHQRQLQWITRLREAIDQGHFELFYQPVMALQGENDGLRYEVLLRYRDPHSGEWISPGQFLGAAERYGLLGAIDRWVVMHLLQWLADNPRHLEQLVQVNFNLTASSLLNPHFHEMLHSELLRLNLPAHKLCIEVTEMVALGELGISAQWIQQLRSLGLKVALDDFGSGFASYAYLRHLPLDIVKIDGSFISGIENDPINQAMVSSMQQIARQLGLSTVAEFVESQATLDCVRGLGLDYAQGYFIDRPQPLTQLADSAQNDVPLQWVFDRP
- the arsS gene encoding arsenosugar biosynthesis radical SAM (seleno)protein ArsS (Some members of this family are selenoproteins.), which gives rise to MLPLLDQLAFPAIRRGPLEALQINLTYRCNQRCLHCHVNAGPTRTEEMTDESLALLHQVIDAHPVQTLDLTGGAPEMHPRFREIVLHARREGLRVIDRCNLTILSEPGYEDLAQFLAEQGVEVSASLPCYSRDNVDKQRGDGVFEASINGLQQLNALGYGQPGSGLILNLVYNPQGASLPPPQVALEADYKQHLAEDFGIVFNHLLTITNQPIARFGSTLVSKGQFNGYMQLLRDSYRPENLDSLMCRSLVSVDWQGYLYDCDFNQMLELPLPLQGQLIGRERAHLRDLLGATLDGNPIITRDHCYACTAGQGSSCGGALNE
- a CDS encoding DUF3047 domain-containing protein — protein: MRALVLGLILAAPLAQAENLLTPWTAGPPSGEWSTPWKLADIPKLKPSERSLVELDGQSVLRIKADAAAGGLVHPLSLSGDQAWQLNWQWRTEQKLDKARFATREGDDYAARVYVLLDYPLDSLSFVTRQKLRLARTFFDPDLPAATLSYVWDNREAPGTHARSAYTETVEMHVLRGPDAPLGEWLEESRDLRADATAAFGSAPRKILGVVFAADSDNTGESVTSYFATPQLRHAP